The Micromonospora sp. NBC_01740 genome includes a window with the following:
- a CDS encoding septum formation family protein, with the protein MRRWWTAATVGAVAALALAGCGTPAGTDRDLTDDWPAPAAPQAFVPAAGVCHAGVQDVGYLTAYHPVDCAVSHRTETVHVGTLTGAGADRVTPPPAGSAGMRAARAECDAKVNRVVGGDWRSGRLGLSVVLPSPQAWGGGARWFRCDLSEQTSLDEAGAKARTGSLKGALTGAAPLAHRCFNPRTRADEVREMVPVACTSKHRAEFVGVWQAPDTSYDDFGRDTRKVHRACRTLIAKYARVPDNGDLQYRAGSIYYHPFEREWRNGNRGVQCFLWVSDRNLTRSVKGAGTKGLPVT; encoded by the coding sequence ATGCGACGGTGGTGGACGGCGGCCACGGTGGGCGCGGTGGCGGCCCTGGCGCTCGCCGGTTGCGGCACCCCGGCCGGCACCGACCGTGACCTGACCGACGACTGGCCGGCGCCCGCCGCGCCGCAGGCGTTCGTGCCCGCCGCCGGGGTCTGCCACGCCGGTGTGCAGGACGTCGGCTACCTCACCGCCTACCACCCCGTCGACTGCGCCGTGTCGCACCGCACGGAGACCGTGCACGTCGGCACGCTGACCGGGGCGGGAGCCGACCGGGTCACGCCCCCGCCGGCCGGCTCGGCCGGCATGCGCGCCGCCCGCGCCGAGTGCGACGCGAAGGTCAACCGGGTGGTCGGCGGCGACTGGCGCTCGGGTCGGCTCGGGCTGAGCGTGGTGCTGCCGTCGCCGCAGGCGTGGGGCGGCGGCGCCCGCTGGTTCCGCTGCGACCTGAGCGAGCAGACCAGCCTCGACGAGGCCGGCGCGAAGGCCCGCACGGGCAGCCTGAAGGGCGCGCTGACCGGCGCCGCCCCGCTCGCCCACCGCTGCTTCAACCCGAGGACGCGGGCCGACGAGGTGCGGGAGATGGTGCCGGTCGCCTGCACCAGCAAGCACCGCGCCGAGTTCGTCGGGGTGTGGCAGGCCCCCGACACCAGCTACGACGACTTCGGCCGGGACACCCGGAAGGTGCACCGGGCGTGCCGGACGCTGATCGCGAAGTACGCGAGGGTGCCGGACAACGGCGACCTGCAGTACCGGGCCGGCTCGATCTACTACCACCCGTTCGAGCGGGAGTGGCGCAACGGCAACCGGGGCGTGCAGTGCTTCCTGTGGGTCAGCGACCGCAACCTCACCCGGTCGGTGAAGGGCGCCGGCACGAAGGGCCTGCCGGTCACCTGA
- a CDS encoding septum formation family protein: MRRWLAALALAGTLTVLLSGCVRPGGSDGDLTDDWPALRAPQLFVPATDACLPRITAVVQARTYEAVDCSRNHLAETVHVGRFAGPTADGDRPEPGSATLRPARAECDQRAREVLGGDWHAARIALTVALPSAPAWRAGARWFRCDLSETGSIDNTRPVNRTGSLRGAMIGDSPLLHRCFDPKLIGDNLNYMAPVLCTEPHRAEFVGVYLERDMTWAEFGRSHQQAHTRCMALIAAFAEVPVNSDLPYRAGSIFYPPSQREWQEGDRGVRCFLWSDDRKLTRSMRGAGPQGLPAS; this comes from the coding sequence ATGCGACGGTGGCTCGCGGCGCTGGCGCTGGCCGGCACGCTGACGGTCCTGCTGTCCGGCTGCGTACGACCGGGCGGCTCCGACGGCGACCTCACCGACGACTGGCCGGCCCTGCGGGCGCCGCAGCTGTTCGTGCCGGCCACCGACGCCTGCCTGCCCCGGATCACCGCCGTCGTGCAGGCCCGCACCTACGAGGCGGTGGACTGCTCCCGCAACCACCTGGCCGAGACCGTGCACGTGGGCAGGTTCGCCGGGCCGACCGCCGACGGCGACCGACCCGAACCGGGATCCGCGACCCTGCGGCCCGCCCGCGCCGAGTGCGACCAGCGCGCCCGCGAGGTGCTCGGCGGCGACTGGCACGCCGCCCGCATCGCCCTCACCGTCGCGCTGCCCTCCGCCCCCGCGTGGCGCGCGGGCGCCCGCTGGTTCCGCTGCGACCTGAGCGAGACCGGCAGCATCGACAACACCCGGCCGGTGAACCGCACGGGCAGCCTGCGGGGCGCGATGATCGGCGACTCCCCGCTGCTGCACCGCTGCTTCGACCCCAAGCTGATCGGCGACAACCTGAACTACATGGCCCCGGTGCTGTGCACCGAGCCGCACCGCGCCGAGTTCGTCGGCGTCTACCTGGAGCGGGACATGACCTGGGCCGAGTTCGGCCGGTCCCACCAGCAGGCGCACACGCGCTGCATGGCGCTCATCGCCGCCTTCGCCGAGGTGCCCGTCAACAGCGACCTGCCGTACCGGGCGGGCTCGATCTTCTATCCCCCGTCGCAGCGGGAGTGGCAGGAGGGCGACCGGGGCGTGCGGTGTTTCCTGTGGAGCGACGACCGGAAGCTGACCCGCTCCATGCGGGGCGCCGGCCCGCAAGGGTTGCCCGCGAGCTGA
- the rpe gene encoding ribulose-phosphate 3-epimerase: MTVPPPIVAPSILAADFARLAEEVRAVENAADWLHVDVMDNHFVPNLTIGLPVVQSLRAATELPFDVHLMIEDPRRWAPGYADAGAYNVTFHAEACDDPVALAKDLRSAGAKAGLAIDRDTPIEPYLELLPSFDTLLIMTIKAGFGGQRFIPQLLDKVRTARRHVDAGHLELRIEVDGGIAADTIAQAAEAGADAFVAGTAVYGADDPAEAIRKLRALAEHAAPGA; this comes from the coding sequence GTGACCGTACCGCCGCCGATCGTCGCGCCCAGCATCCTCGCCGCCGATTTCGCCCGCCTCGCCGAGGAGGTCCGCGCCGTCGAGAACGCCGCGGACTGGCTGCACGTGGATGTCATGGACAACCACTTCGTGCCCAACCTGACCATCGGGCTGCCCGTGGTGCAGAGCCTGCGGGCCGCCACCGAGCTGCCCTTCGACGTGCACCTGATGATCGAGGACCCGCGCCGCTGGGCGCCCGGCTACGCCGACGCCGGGGCGTACAACGTCACCTTCCACGCCGAGGCGTGCGACGACCCGGTGGCCCTGGCCAAGGACCTGCGCTCGGCGGGGGCCAAGGCCGGGCTGGCGATCGACCGGGACACCCCGATCGAGCCGTACCTGGAGCTGTTGCCGAGCTTCGACACGCTGCTGATCATGACCATCAAGGCCGGCTTCGGCGGGCAGCGGTTCATCCCGCAGCTGCTCGACAAGGTGCGTACGGCCCGCCGGCACGTCGACGCCGGCCACCTCGAACTGCGCATCGAGGTCGACGGCGGCATCGCCGCCGACACCATCGCCCAGGCGGCCGAGGCGGGGGCCGACGCGTTCGTCGCCGGCACCGCCGTCTACGGCGCCGACGACCCCGCCGAGGCCATCCGGAAGCTGCGGGCACTCGCGGAACACGCCGCCCCCGGGGCCTGA
- a CDS encoding GGDEF domain-containing response regulator — translation MEPAGERPDVILVVDDDEDIARFVAFNLRLHGFEVIHASDGQEALEVIERQRPDLAVVDLMMPRIDGLELTRRLRADPMTSALPVIMLTAKGMTVDKVHGLSAGADDYLVKPFDTAELVARVSSTLRRNKEFREVSPLTGLPGNSRIRREISDRVRSGVDYAVGYIDIDRFKSVNDRYGFVRGDDFISALARSLHRAVVSVGLPPAFLGHVGGDDFVIVCAPEQVRPLTSRVSADFEKAADSLYDPVDAARGYVELKDRRGNIRRAALVTLSIGVSLSDSGKRFTDPLEAIAVASEMKTVAKSQPGSYVAVDRRRGVT, via the coding sequence GTGGAACCGGCCGGCGAGCGTCCGGACGTCATCCTCGTCGTCGACGACGACGAGGACATCGCGCGTTTCGTCGCGTTCAACCTCCGGCTGCACGGCTTCGAGGTGATCCACGCCAGCGACGGGCAGGAGGCGCTCGAGGTGATCGAGCGCCAGCGACCCGACCTGGCGGTGGTCGACCTGATGATGCCGCGCATCGACGGGTTGGAACTGACCCGGCGGCTGCGCGCCGACCCGATGACCTCGGCCCTGCCGGTGATCATGCTGACCGCCAAGGGCATGACGGTGGACAAGGTGCACGGCCTCAGCGCCGGCGCCGACGACTACCTGGTCAAGCCCTTCGACACCGCCGAACTGGTCGCCCGGGTCAGCTCCACGCTGCGCCGCAACAAGGAGTTCCGCGAGGTCTCGCCGCTGACCGGGCTGCCCGGCAACAGCCGGATCCGCCGGGAGATCTCCGACCGCGTCCGCAGCGGGGTCGACTACGCCGTCGGCTACATCGACATCGACCGGTTCAAGAGCGTCAACGACCGGTACGGCTTCGTCCGCGGCGACGACTTCATCTCGGCCCTGGCCCGCAGCCTGCACCGGGCGGTGGTCTCGGTCGGGCTGCCGCCGGCCTTCCTGGGGCACGTCGGCGGGGACGACTTCGTCATCGTCTGCGCCCCGGAGCAGGTCCGTCCGCTCACCTCCCGGGTCTCCGCCGACTTCGAGAAGGCCGCCGACTCGCTCTACGACCCGGTCGACGCCGCGCGCGGCTACGTGGAGCTGAAGGACCGCCGGGGCAACATCCGGCGGGCCGCCCTGGTCACCCTGTCGATCGGCGTGTCCCTCTCCGACTCCGGCAAGCGGTTCACCGACCCGCTGGAGGCGATCGCGGTCGCCTCGGAGATGAAGACGGTGGCCAAGAGCCAACCCGGCTCGTACGTGGCGGTGGACCGCCGGCGCGGGGTTACCTGA
- the ribD gene encoding bifunctional diaminohydroxyphosphoribosylaminopyrimidine deaminase/5-amino-6-(5-phosphoribosylamino)uracil reductase RibD gives MAGVSVDEAMRRAVELAARGLGTTSPNPVVGCVLLDADGQVVGEGFHAYAGGPHAEIVALAQAGERARGGTAVVTLEPCDHTGRTGPCSTALVRAGVARVVIAVPDPNPLATGGAATLRAAGIQVDTGVREAEAEAGNIAWLTSMRRGWPYVIWKFAATVDGRSAAADGTSMWITSEAARMDVHALRGTVDAVLAGVGTVLADDPRLTARNLRDGTLAIRQPLRVVVDTEGRTPADARVRDGAARTWIATAAEVGTGPDGRVDLPALLAALHGRGIRAVLLEGGPKLAGAFLAAGLVDKIVGYVAPRLLGAGPTALVDAGVNTIAEAIDLEFVDVTQVGPDLRITALPRKREG, from the coding sequence ATGGCCGGCGTCTCCGTAGACGAGGCGATGCGTCGCGCGGTGGAACTCGCCGCGCGCGGTCTCGGCACGACCAGCCCCAACCCGGTGGTCGGCTGCGTGCTGCTCGACGCCGACGGGCAGGTGGTCGGCGAGGGATTCCACGCCTACGCCGGCGGGCCGCACGCCGAGATCGTCGCGCTCGCCCAGGCGGGGGAGCGGGCCCGTGGCGGCACCGCCGTGGTCACCCTGGAACCCTGCGACCACACCGGCCGCACCGGCCCCTGCAGCACCGCGCTGGTGCGCGCCGGAGTCGCCCGGGTCGTCATCGCCGTGCCCGACCCCAACCCGCTCGCCACCGGGGGCGCCGCCACGTTGCGCGCCGCCGGGATCCAGGTCGACACGGGGGTACGCGAGGCCGAGGCCGAGGCCGGCAACATCGCCTGGCTGACCTCGATGCGCCGGGGCTGGCCGTACGTGATCTGGAAGTTCGCCGCGACGGTGGACGGCCGGTCGGCGGCGGCCGACGGCACCAGCATGTGGATCACCTCCGAGGCCGCCCGGATGGACGTGCACGCACTACGCGGCACCGTCGACGCGGTGCTCGCCGGGGTCGGCACGGTGCTCGCCGACGACCCCCGGCTCACCGCCCGCAACCTGCGCGACGGCACGCTGGCCATCCGGCAGCCGCTGCGGGTCGTGGTGGACACCGAGGGTCGTACGCCGGCCGACGCCCGCGTCCGCGACGGCGCGGCGCGCACGTGGATCGCCACCGCGGCGGAGGTCGGCACCGGGCCCGACGGCCGGGTCGACCTGCCGGCGCTGCTCGCCGCGCTGCACGGGCGGGGAATCCGCGCCGTGCTGCTGGAGGGCGGCCCGAAGCTGGCCGGCGCCTTCCTGGCCGCCGGCCTGGTCGACAAGATCGTCGGCTACGTCGCGCCCCGGCTGCTCGGCGCCGGCCCGACCGCCCTGGTCGACGCGGGTGTGAACACCATCGCCGAGGCCATCGACCTGGAGTTCGTCGACGTCACGCAGGTCGGACCCGACCTGCGGATCACCGCGCTGCCCCGAAAGAGGGAGGGCTGA
- a CDS encoding riboflavin synthase, with protein sequence MFTGIVEELGEVVRITETAGDSALVAVRGPLVTSDARHGDSIAVNGVCLTVVDVTDGTFTADVMGETLRRSALGALRAGDPVNLERAAALGSRLGGHLVQGHVDGVGEVIAREPAAQWETVRFRLPAALVRYVVEKGSITVDGVSLTVADVGPDWFAVGLIPTTLKLTTLGARGVGDPVNLEVDVLAKYVERLLGARLDGPALPDAGPPGGPPVTGLPDAAPGEAA encoded by the coding sequence ATGTTCACCGGCATCGTCGAGGAGTTGGGTGAGGTCGTCCGGATCACCGAGACGGCGGGTGACTCGGCGCTGGTCGCGGTCCGCGGCCCGCTGGTCACCTCCGACGCCCGGCACGGCGACTCGATCGCGGTCAACGGCGTCTGCCTGACCGTGGTCGACGTCACCGACGGGACGTTCACCGCGGACGTGATGGGGGAGACGCTGCGCCGCTCCGCGCTGGGCGCGCTGCGGGCCGGCGACCCGGTCAACCTGGAGCGGGCCGCCGCGCTGGGCAGCCGCCTCGGCGGGCACCTCGTGCAGGGGCACGTCGACGGCGTCGGCGAGGTGATCGCCCGCGAGCCGGCCGCGCAGTGGGAGACGGTCCGGTTCCGGCTGCCCGCCGCCCTGGTCCGGTACGTGGTGGAGAAGGGCTCGATCACGGTCGACGGCGTCTCGCTGACCGTCGCCGACGTCGGCCCGGACTGGTTCGCGGTCGGCCTGATCCCGACCACGCTGAAGCTGACCACCCTCGGCGCCCGGGGCGTCGGCGACCCGGTCAACCTCGAGGTGGACGTGCTCGCCAAGTACGTCGAGCGGCTGCTCGGCGCCCGGCTGGACGGGCCCGCCCTGCCGGACGCCGGCCCGCCCGGCGGGCCGCCGGTCACCGGCCTGCCGGATGCCGCGCCGGGCGAGGCGGCCTGA
- the pnuC gene encoding nicotinamide riboside transporter PnuC, whose product MGPLGWLLDAQVDIAGSPVLVREIVGNGFGLASAVFGLRRLVWAWPVGMIGNALLFTVFLGGVFATPQAHDLYGQAGRQVFFFSVSVYGWWRWSRNRRHGGGDGAAVAPRWATGRERLGLLLAAGIGTAAAYPLLAALGSWGPLPDAWILTGSLLATYGMARGWVDFWLIWIAVDAVGVPLLLRGGFYPSAAMYLVYGAFCAWGLVAWWRTSRAARPAPAPIPSTYSEAVA is encoded by the coding sequence ATGGGCCCGCTCGGGTGGTTGCTCGACGCACAGGTCGACATCGCCGGGTCGCCGGTGCTGGTCCGGGAGATCGTCGGCAACGGGTTCGGGCTGGCGTCGGCGGTGTTCGGCCTGCGCCGGCTGGTCTGGGCCTGGCCCGTCGGCATGATCGGCAACGCGCTGCTGTTCACCGTCTTCCTGGGCGGCGTCTTCGCCACCCCGCAGGCGCACGACCTCTACGGGCAGGCGGGCCGGCAGGTCTTCTTCTTCTCGGTCAGCGTCTACGGCTGGTGGCGCTGGTCGCGCAACCGCCGCCACGGTGGCGGCGACGGTGCCGCGGTGGCGCCCCGCTGGGCCACCGGCCGGGAACGGCTCGGCCTGCTGCTCGCGGCCGGGATCGGCACCGCCGCGGCGTACCCGCTGCTCGCCGCACTCGGCTCTTGGGGGCCGCTGCCGGACGCCTGGATCCTTACCGGCAGCCTGCTCGCCACCTACGGCATGGCCCGCGGCTGGGTGGACTTCTGGCTCATCTGGATCGCCGTCGACGCGGTCGGCGTGCCGCTGCTGCTGCGCGGCGGGTTCTACCCATCGGCCGCCATGTACCTCGTCTACGGCGCCTTCTGCGCCTGGGGCCTGGTCGCCTGGTGGCGCACCTCGCGGGCCGCCCGCCCGGCGCCCGCCCCGATCCCGTCGACCTACTCGGAGGCCGTGGCATGA
- a CDS encoding bifunctional 3,4-dihydroxy-2-butanone-4-phosphate synthase/GTP cyclohydrolase II, translating to MSTFASIEQAVADIAAGRPVVVVDDADRENEGDLIFAAELATPELLAFMVRHTSGYICAPLTESECDRLDLPPQHHTNQDRRGTAYTVTVDAREGVSTGISAADRAHTIRLLADPGTGPADLARPGHVVPLRAREGGVLRRPGHTEAAVDLTRLAGLRPAGVLCELVNDDGTMMRVPDLEKFCAEHSLTLVTIADLVAYRRRTEKQVERVADARMPTRHGVFRALGYRSEHDSAEHVALVTGEIGDGRDVLVRVHSECLTGDVFGSVRCDCGPQLDAALDRVAREGRGVVLYVRGHEGRGIGLLHKLQAYQLQDQGRDTVDANLDLGLPADARDYGTGAQILYDIGVRSMRLLTNNPAKRAGLEGYGLTVTGREGLPVRPHPENVRYLRTKRDRMGHLLDELDEVTEAPMGRPVLGDEIGA from the coding sequence ATGAGCACCTTCGCGAGCATCGAGCAGGCGGTGGCGGACATCGCCGCCGGCCGGCCCGTCGTCGTGGTCGACGACGCCGACCGGGAGAACGAGGGCGACCTGATCTTCGCCGCCGAGCTGGCGACGCCGGAGCTGCTCGCCTTCATGGTGCGCCACACGTCCGGCTACATCTGCGCCCCGCTGACCGAGAGCGAGTGCGACCGGCTGGACCTGCCGCCGCAGCACCACACCAACCAGGACCGGCGCGGCACCGCCTACACGGTGACCGTGGACGCCCGGGAGGGCGTCAGCACCGGCATCTCCGCCGCCGACCGGGCGCACACCATCCGGCTGCTCGCCGACCCCGGCACCGGCCCGGCCGACCTGGCCCGCCCCGGGCACGTGGTGCCGCTGCGGGCCCGCGAGGGCGGCGTGCTGCGCCGGCCCGGCCACACCGAGGCGGCGGTCGACCTGACCCGGCTGGCCGGGCTGCGCCCCGCCGGCGTGCTCTGCGAGCTGGTCAACGACGACGGCACCATGATGCGGGTGCCGGACCTGGAGAAGTTCTGCGCCGAGCACTCCCTGACGCTGGTCACCATCGCCGACCTGGTCGCGTACCGGCGGCGGACCGAGAAGCAGGTCGAGCGGGTCGCCGACGCCCGGATGCCCACCCGGCACGGCGTGTTCCGGGCCCTGGGCTACCGCAGCGAGCACGACTCGGCCGAGCACGTCGCCCTGGTCACGGGCGAGATCGGCGACGGGCGCGACGTGCTGGTGCGGGTGCACTCCGAGTGCCTCACCGGGGACGTGTTCGGCTCGGTGCGCTGCGACTGCGGCCCGCAGCTCGACGCCGCCCTGGACCGGGTCGCCCGGGAGGGGCGGGGCGTGGTGCTCTACGTACGCGGCCACGAGGGGCGCGGCATCGGCCTGCTGCACAAGCTCCAGGCGTACCAGCTCCAGGACCAGGGCCGGGACACGGTCGACGCCAACCTCGACCTGGGCCTGCCGGCCGACGCCCGCGACTACGGCACCGGCGCGCAGATCCTCTACGACATCGGGGTGCGCTCGATGCGGCTGCTCACCAACAACCCGGCCAAGCGCGCCGGGCTTGAGGGCTACGGGCTGACCGTCACCGGCCGCGAGGGGCTGCCGGTGCGCCCGCACCCGGAGAACGTGCGCTACCTGCGCACCAAGCGGGACCGGATGGGGCACCTGCTGGACGAGCTGGACGAGGTGACCGAGGCCCCGATGGGCCGCCCGGTCCTCGGCGACGAGATCGGAGCGTAG
- the ribH gene encoding 6,7-dimethyl-8-ribityllumazine synthase: protein MAGFGEPGVTAVDAAGMTVGVVAARWHGELTDHMLDRAVAAAEACGARAVTARVAGSVELPVVAQALARRCDVVVALGVVVRGATAHFDYVCRSVTDGLTRVALDEGKPVAHGVLTVDTLAQARDRAGLPGSAEDKGWSATVAALDAALAIRALANNGQRVGFGG from the coding sequence ATGGCGGGTTTCGGTGAACCGGGCGTGACGGCGGTGGACGCCGCCGGGATGACCGTCGGCGTGGTCGCGGCGCGCTGGCACGGCGAGCTGACCGACCACATGCTCGACCGGGCGGTCGCCGCCGCCGAGGCGTGCGGGGCCCGGGCGGTCACCGCCCGGGTGGCCGGCTCGGTCGAGCTGCCGGTGGTGGCCCAGGCCCTCGCGCGGCGCTGCGACGTGGTGGTCGCGCTCGGCGTGGTGGTCCGCGGCGCCACCGCCCACTTCGACTACGTCTGCCGCTCGGTCACCGACGGGCTGACCCGGGTGGCGCTGGACGAGGGCAAGCCGGTCGCGCACGGCGTCCTGACCGTCGACACCCTCGCGCAGGCCCGGGACCGGGCCGGGCTGCCCGGCTCGGCGGAGGACAAGGGCTGGTCGGCCACCGTCGCCGCCCTCGACGCCGCCCTCGCCATCCGCGCCCTCGCCAACAACGGCCAGCGGGTCGGCTTCGGCGGCTGA
- a CDS encoding phosphoribosyl-ATP diphosphatase: MKTFEELFAELQAKAAAGTPGSGTVAALEKGVHFIGKKVVEEAAESWMAAEHEGPERTAEEISQLLYQVQVLMLASGLDLKDVYRHL, encoded by the coding sequence GTGAAGACGTTCGAGGAGTTGTTCGCCGAGCTGCAGGCCAAGGCCGCTGCGGGCACCCCCGGCTCGGGCACGGTCGCCGCGCTCGAGAAGGGCGTGCACTTCATCGGCAAGAAGGTCGTCGAGGAGGCGGCCGAGTCGTGGATGGCCGCCGAGCACGAGGGGCCGGAACGCACCGCCGAGGAGATCTCCCAGCTGCTCTACCAGGTCCAGGTGCTGATGCTGGCCAGCGGACTCGACCTGAAGGACGTCTACCGACATCTGTGA
- the hisG gene encoding ATP phosphoribosyltransferase: MLRVAIPNKGALAEKAAQMLREAGYRQRTDPKDLVCRDEPNDVEFFYLRPKDIATYVGSGDLDVGITGRDLLIDSGAPAEEVMDLDFGRATFRFAARPEDVDDVRELGGHRIATAYPGLVERHLAELGVKAEVTRLDGAVENAIRLGVADVVADVVETGTTLRQAGLVVFGEPLLRSSAVLVRRADVEAHPQAAQLLRRLHGVLVARRYVMLAYDVPAGLLDRASSLTPGIESPTVSPLHREGWVAVQAMVLRDDVHRIMDELYELGARAILVTNIHACRL; this comes from the coding sequence ATGCTGCGTGTCGCCATTCCGAACAAGGGCGCCCTGGCCGAGAAGGCCGCCCAGATGCTGCGCGAGGCGGGCTACCGCCAGCGCACCGACCCGAAGGACCTGGTCTGCCGGGACGAGCCCAACGACGTCGAGTTCTTCTACCTGCGCCCGAAGGACATCGCCACCTACGTCGGCTCCGGCGACCTCGACGTCGGGATCACCGGCCGGGACCTGCTGATCGACTCCGGCGCGCCGGCCGAGGAGGTCATGGATCTCGACTTCGGCCGGGCCACCTTCCGCTTCGCCGCCCGCCCGGAGGACGTCGACGACGTGCGGGAGCTGGGCGGGCACCGGATCGCCACCGCGTACCCGGGGCTCGTGGAGCGGCACCTCGCGGAGCTGGGCGTCAAGGCCGAGGTGACCCGCCTCGACGGCGCGGTGGAGAACGCCATCCGGCTCGGCGTCGCCGACGTGGTCGCCGACGTGGTCGAGACCGGCACCACGCTGCGCCAGGCCGGCCTCGTGGTCTTCGGCGAGCCGCTGCTGCGCTCGTCGGCGGTGCTGGTCCGCCGCGCCGACGTCGAGGCCCACCCGCAGGCCGCGCAGCTGCTGCGCCGGCTGCACGGGGTGCTGGTCGCCCGCCGCTACGTGATGCTCGCCTACGACGTGCCGGCCGGCCTGCTCGACCGGGCCAGCTCGCTGACCCCGGGCATCGAGTCGCCGACCGTCTCCCCGCTGCACCGCGAGGGCTGGGTGGCGGTGCAGGCGATGGTGCTCCGCGACGACGTGCACCGGATCATGGACGAGCTGTACGAGCTCGGGGCCCGCGCGATCCTGGTCACCAACATCCACGCCTGCCGGCTGTGA
- a CDS encoding DMT family transporter — translation MSRSPTAGAPAPSPVSRALPPWVALTLVTLAGVASAAQGAANAELGERAGNATLGAVVNNLGGALLVGLGVLALPSARTGLAALRRARLPWWTYLGGLGGAGIVLAGAYIVPVLGVALFTIAQVAGGSLGGLAVDRAGLAPVGRLALTPPRVAGALLGVTAVTLAQLGQPVGDLALGLVLLAVAGGLGVALQSALNARVSAASSAAAGMVVNFATATPVVLLVAALAGALTGPGPTWPDDWYLYTGGLLGVVIVAALLVGVPAVGVLRTGLALVAGQLGGALLLDALLPGGPGLRLPVLAGALLTLAAALVAGRGGGRRGPRDAVPPTAAGPGAPAATAESATPR, via the coding sequence GTGAGCCGTTCGCCCACGGCGGGTGCCCCGGCGCCGTCCCCGGTGTCGCGGGCCCTGCCGCCGTGGGTGGCGCTGACCCTGGTCACCCTCGCCGGCGTCGCCTCGGCGGCCCAGGGCGCGGCCAACGCCGAGCTGGGCGAGCGGGCCGGCAACGCCACCCTGGGCGCGGTGGTCAACAACCTCGGCGGGGCGCTGCTGGTCGGCCTCGGGGTCCTGGCGCTGCCCTCGGCGCGCACCGGCCTGGCCGCGCTGCGCCGGGCCCGGTTGCCCTGGTGGACGTACCTGGGCGGGCTCGGCGGCGCGGGCATCGTGCTGGCCGGCGCGTACATCGTCCCGGTGCTCGGGGTGGCGCTCTTCACCATCGCCCAGGTCGCCGGCGGCAGCCTCGGCGGGCTGGCCGTCGACCGGGCCGGGCTGGCGCCGGTGGGGCGGCTGGCGCTCACCCCGCCCCGGGTGGCCGGTGCGCTGCTCGGCGTGACCGCCGTGACGCTGGCCCAGCTCGGCCAGCCCGTCGGCGACCTCGCCCTCGGCCTGGTCCTGCTCGCCGTGGCCGGTGGGCTCGGTGTCGCGCTCCAGTCCGCGCTGAACGCGCGGGTCTCCGCCGCCAGTTCGGCCGCCGCCGGGATGGTGGTCAACTTCGCCACGGCCACGCCCGTCGTGCTGCTGGTCGCGGCGCTGGCCGGCGCCCTCACCGGGCCGGGCCCGACCTGGCCGGACGACTGGTACCTCTACACCGGCGGCCTGCTCGGCGTCGTCATCGTGGCCGCCCTGCTGGTCGGCGTCCCCGCGGTCGGCGTGCTGCGCACCGGGCTCGCCCTGGTCGCCGGCCAGCTGGGCGGCGCCCTGCTGCTGGACGCGCTGCTGCCGGGCGGCCCCGGCCTGCGGCTGCCGGTGCTGGCCGGCGCGCTGCTCACCCTGGCGGCCGCCCTGGTCGCCGGCCGAGGGGGCGGCCGGCGGGGTCCGCGCGACGCCGTGCCGCCGACCGCCGCCGGTCCGGGAGCACCCGCCGCGACCGCCGAATCAGCGACGCCGAGGTAG